From Helicoverpa zea isolate HzStark_Cry1AcR chromosome 12, ilHelZeax1.1, whole genome shotgun sequence:
TTTAGGGCACCCCAAATATTTTCCAATATATTTTCCGACTCAATTTTTAAGACCTCCCGTATTACACCGTTCACATAATCAAAGATTAGGTAACGTTCTATCAAAATTGACCGTCGATTTCCTACAGTCGGAGTTCACCATGTACGTAATTAACTATGCGATTGGAAGCACTGATTAGAGGTCCGCTGGCTAGCAGTCGTGTTCCCTCTTATTTGACTGTGTGACCGCATAATGATTGCTTCGCAGTCTCCTGTGACAGCTAGTCGTtgacccatggagaacaaaatgactagcggaggtgccataaaggaaatctcctaagaaagtagcgcgccaaaatgcgggagtgcaagggacgaggaacgttattgtCTTCGCCCTGAttcgccttctttggacccgcccATTTTATGTAATACAGATGTCACAAAGAAACAgaatgcctcgttagttcactcacAACTGATTGGTCATGTATAAAGGACCTATtatgacctagaagaaggcggttgacctacctgcattacggcatctccgctcatgtttCCTTACTTTGTGTTGTCGCCTGACTTTGAGGCTGAAAATAGGACTGTTAGATTGGTTGGTGATGCTAGTCTCAAGTTCTTACGCGATTTGTGTGAATTGCACTAGATTGTGCAGTTTTCCCTGTTATTCGAAGGTCGATTTTCAGAGGTAATCTTCGCAGTTGGAGGAACAATAATTGTCTAAGAGTTTCCGATTCTCGAACAACGGTGCTTTGTTGCAGTAGTTTTTGACAGACATGTCAACTGAAATCCATCAACCATTTTTTTCAAAGCTTCATTTTGAATACCACTTACCTatagatacttatttttaaccctATAGATTTTACCAATattcttttaaagaaaattattaatgtCAACGCTAGCGATGTATTTATACCTAATGATTTTTGCCGTGAATGTCTCTCCGCTGCCAGATTTTACTAGGTCCATTTGTTTTTCGCAAAAGTTCATTAAGACGATTGAAATATAATAAGTTAAGTGATGGGCCAGCGAAACTAAGTGTGTATCGATGTCTTCTACTTAGATACTTTCGCAAGCGTCCGTAGCCTAAATACCaggaagataaataaaaaagaaacaaaagaattgTTTGTCTGAGAATCGAGAcatcaaaacaaacaacaataaagttatactgaaattattttttcgaAGATGCTTTCGCTGCCTGGTTCCTATACTAATATACGAaagatgaaacatttttttgtttgtttgtttatactcTTAAGGCTCTGAAATCTCTGAActgatttcaaaattattttactgttgggaagcactcttcccgagtaacataggctatattttatccccgtacgagcagtagttcccacgggacgcggctaaaaccgcgggaaaaacagctagtaaataataataaacaaccaAAGGTACCAATACATTGCttattaacaaataaaagttCATTGCCTGAACCTTAATTATGAGGAATCTTTACGATCTCATTATAAGAGTAATGGCGACTTTTACCTCAGCTATTTGACGATAAATTATCGCTTTTATGCCGTGAGAGATCATGActaggtatattaatattatgagtAGCGAAATTATTATTCGACAATATTGTTGTTTGGCCATGTCGCTCTATCACACAAAATGATAGACAGTGAAATTTTCGCAGTTGATTTTACATTGCCCTTATAATGATGTGTTGTCTTTTATAGAAGGATAATGGTATCGTCTCACCGTTAGCCAGTTTCTTTAAGTAGCAGGAGTCTGACATTGTCTTTACCCAATAACGAATCATGTATTCATACTGTAAAGTTTACATTACGCCTACAATTAAGTATATCAATAGgtataataatcattattataCTAGGTTCACTTTGAATTTAGGTGTCTAAATGTGaacattttaaactttttatctaATACGATTATTAAGGGTAGGTACCCATTCGAAAGTGGGCGTTCAAAAACATATGACCGCTACTTCACACAGTTATTAAGTCAATGGCACTTATTAAGGTTGGGCGAATATTTTCCCTAAAACTATTCTAAATAGAAAAGGGTATGATGTCAGTCACAGGTGTTGAAAAAAGGGTCACAACATAATTTACCCTTATAAGCTGATAATGAACTTATAATGTGGGTGAGACACCTGCTGTGGTAACATGGACGCATTTACATACATTGTTGTTTAACAATAGACCTACATTGTAAAGTTAAAACCTTAAAAATTGGTtgcttattatttttgcttGCAGAATATTACTTGAAAACTTTTGGATTTTTTGAGGCTGAGCTTACTTAAGTGATGATTGGCAAgaagtacaaatatttttataaattctcCCTTTGTTGTTTATAACATAGACATAACTATTACGTCACTATTATGCCCCAAAACGCATGAACCAAACATACAATTTCTGTTACATCCAAAACATATCGAAAAGGATCGAAGACCCTTTTTCCTTTCGATTTAAATAATAGCTTAGATGTCTACAATAAATACATGAGAACAGCGATCAGAGATATTAGTTAAACGTTCTGACTTTACCCGACGCTATCGATATCAAAACCCTTTATTCAATTTCCGAATCCACAAAAGTAAAAAGATTTCTACCTGCCTACTAAAAAATGGTTGCGACATGTAACTTGttaaaattcagtatttatcTGATGTTTTCAGATGGTTGACAAGTGATTTCGAAATCTTTAAAAATGTGCACACATTGAAACATACATATGTTGAAACATTAATGTGCTTAAACAGTTTTGCGACATTAGTGGTTTAGTAAAACAGAATTTTATTAGGTAAATTAGGTGCTTCCTCAGACAAAGGGACCATGTTGCAAGGGACATAAAGAAAGTTGGATTTTTCAGCTTTTAAAGGCAGCTATGAccataaagataataaaaaattaaggaaactaaaataaaagtttcaatCTATTCCTAttttaaaatcaccaaaaagGAAATGAGTTTCTAAAAAAAGAACCGTCttcatgaaattaatttaaattaggaAGTACCATAGACTAATCTGGTTGAAGATCTCCTTTATAGATATTCTCAAAATGATGTCCATGAAATGGAATCCTTTAATTAATTCCCGGATAATGACCCTCCAGTTTATGTGGGACTTAATAACTGGACTtggtatatacatatatacatgtATATAATAGCGAGAAAGCTGCATAAATGTAAACGAAGACCTAGTTTTGAGTAGTTGGTTGTGTTATATCGAAAATATTGATGTAGGATTAATtgtttaaagtaggtattatagataaaaaaatatagttttcgtATTCGTTAgttcgtaatttttattttagttaactgtaattttaagcttttatttgtattcatttGAAAGTTCTCCGATTTATGTACCTAATGGGCTTTTAGAGAATTGTAactcgaataaataaataaaaataaaatctacgcagtttttaatgttttgtaaaaaCCATTAGTATGaaacaaaaaagcaaaatatGTTGAGCTTGCGGAAATTCAgtattcattaaataataaactctCAGGAAGTGTTGGTTACAATGTAGTAATAATTTACAGCTAAACTTGTTTGACGGGCCGTACTGAGTAATTAAGTAATAACGAGACATACATTCACGTTCATACTGTTATGTGCTTTTATGTATTAATTTCATGAACCTGTAATTAGAAGAAGAAGACCTGAAATCCCatctttgtaatattaatgattggtactaaattattgttatttttaagatgATTATAGGGGTATTATAGTATCTCGAGCAGTTGACAGCTGTTGTTTTCAAGGGGAAATAGTGTTGTTGATACTAACTGACAGCATATAACAACTGCACCTGAAACGGTCGGGatataaaattcattatttcagcaaaaagtataaattatttattgtttttattcatcCGTTTGTCACCCATTGTCCATTCATAGGGTAACACCACGGTGCCAAACCAATATTCAAGACAAATTGTAGCTGTTTGTCTCAAAACGTTTCATACGAAACGCATTCTCAATATTTTACTCGCTCTCTGGAAAACTGAACGGGTTTTACGTGTACCTAAGTTCAACCGTTTTCGGTTtcgatattatacatatatgtactaGAGAAATCTACTttgtctttaaataaaattgaactaaTAGTGTTACTTCTGTCACATAATATACACATGGGTacaattctgaaaaaaaataccaacaaatACTTGAAGGGTTgtgcattttaaaataatgaacataggtacttattacaaattattttagcgAAGTATCAGTTGAAAGCAAGAGTTATCCTCGCCGAGCAAAGATAACTCATTTATAATTAAGTGGTTCTTTGTATGTGCACATCATTAATCATTTAATAAATCGCGAACTGTACGGCGTGAGAAACTTCAAAGGCGGAAAACGCACTAGGCGTGAAAACCGCCAGTTTAATATTGTTCTAATTTGATGTAGCGATAGAAtgtttacctatgtattttctgctataacaaaataaatgtaaacgactacaaaataaacaataagatTTTTCtccaaataacttttattttacttttatgtagCTTATGAACTTATAGAAAAAATGTCAAATCgccatatacaaggtgttgatttgcatttgtgccatacttcaggaggaggacataaaatacgtaaataatcgattggaattacagttaacgggaaatagttaatatgcactgctttttttgtcattgtaatgtcgtagtctttcagaagtaacccaattttatgaatgaaatttatgaataatcgttgcgtatgctttgtgtttgcgtttgtgtgaggacgcagcacggttttaagtttaaatacggctagatgacattgacggaattccgaaaaaaaactaaaaaataaaaattacgtaccgatttttttgttgatttgggtcgagaatcattagcataattacgtccttgactatggcacggttgcaaatcaacagcttgtatattccTCAGTTAGAAGTTGTCATTATTTGAAAAACAGTACTCACAATTAATTGTAGGTAAAAAAAGGGAGAAATCGTCCTACCCTTTCATTAATTGCGAAAAAAAACGAAACTTTTTAGTCTTTTCCGAGCAGTACCGTACTACAAATTCgtgtaacattttaaataaacacgtTCTGGCAGAGTCTAGTCAGTCTTcgtaaaaaagaagaaaaaagagaAAAGTTCTAACTTGCCATTATTGTTCTATGTATGATCATTATgtatctttggatgattaaaacCATTGTTTTTAAAACAGAATTGAAGAAAACGTcagtaataaaatatcaatttttgaGTAGTGTTACTATCAgacaatttaattgtattttgatacCGATGATTGGTTTGGAAACATTATCGGCTACTTCTATTATTCATGAAGAAATTTATTGTTGTTAAAGGAACATAAGTAAAATAAAGCTACCAAAATTACTATCCGTTTTCCGTAAGTAGTTCGATCCACAACCCGAGGGATATTACTTTAACTAGGTACCTATGTCCTTTCTGAGgactagactatctgtgtacaaTAAACCACTAAAATCAgttcatctagacacacggcagtgtgtccgccaagttcgagcaaaaaaaagcgacacaccggccgtgggttatattacacgaaccatttcgggccaaattcgacccccctataactcaaaatctattttatttacgcatatcaaatttctagtatctgttgagaccccctcacttatctaaaatacaaaaggaGATTGCCCGTTTTGTAAGGGAAGTTGGGTCCCAGTGAAAAATGTttgtgccctgaagatttttattttaactaataggaaaaacattgcattttcataatcagaaaccttttttcatttattcacccTGGTTCAagagatatcattatttttctgttttaagaaTATAGGTTATAATTAGAAATTGACATGGACTATAGATCACTATGAGCATAGAAATATGTACTGTAAATAGCAGTACCATGGAATTATGTCTCTATTTATGCATAAAGTAATGGAATTGTTATTATgtgtttcccgcggttacacccgcgtccccGGGAACACCTTTCCATACccggataaattatagcctacctaatcaaatctttcctctttataatattagtatagactcatAATTACCGTTattgatagttattattattttagtaatagcaagggaaataaaaaaaaaacaaaacatgaataaactatttattcttcataaaatatttcgtccAAAGATTGAGCTGGAGCACTCACATTGTTGAAGCggccccagcttaaataccacaaTACTGTCATAGTATGAGCACAACACCCTACCGTACGGTTACCCACTAGACAGTTACAATAGTAAGCAATGATACTTTCTAAAGAATTTGCCCGATCTTCATCTCTACTTATCAACAAATAAGAGTAATATGTTTTATGGCTCACATGGCGGGACTTAATTCTAgtcctaattaaataattattttgacccAATATTAAGGGCAAATCCTCTTCCAAGACATCATTGCTTACTTCAACATTATAAGTACCATTacttcttatgtgctccccaTAATAGGATCTAGCCTGTTTTAATTGGTAAGATCCCAATGCAAATCTTCTTAAATCATCTAAAGTTAATCTTGGAAAATGATCTAAATGGGGAGCATTGCTGTCTATGTTTTGGAAAACCGTACGTCTCCTATTGATGTTATCCCTTCGAATAAATTCCCCCAAATAATTACTACTGTTTAATCTCGCCTGAGCAATTTGCACATACTCTGCAGCGTCAGGTCTATCTTCAATTGTTGGGTGGAATTTATTCAAAAGggcacaaacaattttaaaatcatccaTAAGGTGTGTTGATgctctgttaaaatattcttgtcGAAACAGTTTGTAGTCTCTTTTGATGCGACCATTTACAATTTCAACTACCCATCTACACATAGTCACACACCTAGACTTGTTTGCTTGGTCAGTGGTCAATTGAAATTCACCTTCCAATAATGACTCAGgcatgtatgttttataattatagctttGGAGTTCAGGGATCACGTCTCTAAATCCCCTATCCAATATAAAGACATCCCCCTGTCTAAAAAATGAGCGCATTGGACCACTTTCATTACGAAATAGATCACTCATGATTGTCGAGTCATTTTTTGTTGCTTCATATGGTCCAATGCACTCTAAAATATATCCATCACAACATGTGATTAAAAAGGGTTtaaccaaattattatatttgtgtagaCTATATGTCTGTTTCTGATATTTGTAGTTACTACTACTCTGTACATAAACATATGTACCATCACATATGACAATAGCAGGTTTAGAATCTGGAGCCATGCTACTGTCTCCGAATAGACCTTCAGGAATAGTCCTGTTACGTGAGGCCACATTTTGTATATTAGTGTGATTAACTCCCAAATGCattggtacaaaatgttcttttaaacattccctaacaatgttcatttttttttctaatgtagaTCGTGGCAATTGAAAAAGAGTTGCCAGTCTTTGGTTGCTGTCCCCTGTCCTAAGTTTAACAAGAAATGTGCTTAATGCAAGGCTAGGATTTCTAACCTTATTATGTAAAGTAGGAAggctatttaatatttcattaaactgCATCTCTGTAAGTCCCAGCCAATAATGGCGTAAATGTGCATCCATTgctgcaatattattaaaatctaaacttCTTTGAGAAGCTCTTTCCAGTATGGAAAATATATCATCAACTTGAAAGCTAGTAAAGTCATTTAGGTTGGTAGTCAGTTCATCCCACTGATTGCTATATAAATGGTGATGACAGATTCTAGCATttaaaggtatatatatattgtactgCAATAACAACAGTTCCTTTATAGTCATAGGTACTAAAAGACGTTCATCATTATCAcagcctacaaacatacagtgacGAGAAGCTGCAGCaactcgtttatacttttgtgagttAATCTTAGATTGAACTCGTAATGCTTGTTGTGGTTGAGATGTTGGAGCTGGCATTGGAGGTGGTTCAGGTATCTCGGGGTCTTCTAATGAAGATAGAGCTGCATCCATGACCCTTGCAGGTCTGTTTGAATCTTGAACCTCCAAACGTCTCGTCTCCCGAGTTGCTGCTAACCAGCAAGGAATGCACACTTTTTGTAAATGTGGAACCTAAAATGAAATAGTTGGTATTAGTGAATATCAGAATAGGTACCAAACCCTATATTGTTATTGTGCaagcatatgaataaaaatagcatcaattagaaataaactatgcagcattttttctgaaacattatttagaaaatgttaaacacaATTGCAGGGTATGAGATCTCAGGTTCAGTTCCAGGATTGGGTTTCTGGGTATTTCCATTAAGATTTCATGAGTAGTAACCAGAAGAGCCTGGAATACTGGGTTTGTGCCTGGTTGATTGCATGGTCTCACCGTTATTACTTAGAACATAACTGACAAAATGTATTGTGTACTGTTAGGTACACCTCTGCCTAATCGTCGTCACGCTTGTGATTGGGGATTATAGGCGTGATGATAcagaatgttattaaataatactcaCCAGATGTGCTAAAGTCCATCTTAAAATCATGCTACGTTGTGGACAGTCTAACTCAACTCTGTGGGTTCTCCGACTTGCAACAGAGATACCACATCcataacaaacatttaagtGACCATATGCAGGTGATATATCCTCGTGGGATccagttatatttgacaatatcCTTTCTTGCAACAGCaaataacattcaatacatAGGATATCATCTGACGTTACCTGGAAAAGATTATATTCTATactattctatatttataactgcttaaacttgtaaatacataaactcTCATAAAGAACTAAGTTTACAGTGCTAAGTTTACTCtaatcaaatgttattttgagtttgcataatgcatttaaccactatatttatattgtccacaataattattattgtttatgcacACGATAACTTACAGGTGTAGGCGTTGTCCAAGTTCGTAGAAGAACTGTCATTTGCTCGTTCAACTCCTCAACTGTATACCGGCGTAAATTAGACGCTAGTAAAAGGGAACAGTTAATACAGCGTCGGTAAGACAGGCGGTGTGCCCGACTTCTGGCTGGGGTAGACATAGTTCTGACAAAAACAGTTCGGGAGTTCAATATCACACAAGGATTTCACTAAGAGTCAAATTGTTCTCCAAGAATAGCACTTTATCTCACAAAGAACAGCACAAACAAGAGTCAAGCACTTAGAGTCAATATCTCACAAAGAGGAGTCAATTATCTCACAAAACATAAAGTAAGTACGCGAGGAACTTATTAGCTCAACTCGGTGGTAGCAGAAAGGCACGTatcgtaaataataactaagtaaatacgGAATTCAAAACTCAACGTATTATACAAAGCAATCACGAACACACAACGAACGAACGTCAAAGTGATGTGACATGCGCAAGTAAATGTTGCCagagcaattatatttaatcattaataaatcgatttaagtttttaaattacgtaaggcttttattttaatttaaaatcgctCTTATCTTATCTGTTCAACAATATAGACTTATCATGAATATagttagaataataattaaaaataattgtatttttttatttttaataactgttttgttttgatatcgattactctattgattaaaatacgtaattttcaatagttatttgatatctggcaacttttttttgtttaccaatCAAACGGATGTCGACGTAAtgtttaactattaattaattttaactttattcccagggtgaaagaaattgtataaaaaataatttggaaacaaaaaaataaacaatatttttaggttattatTCCATTCAGGCACacgataccacaaaagggacctgcCCCGTGGCAATCTcctttcattaatatacctatcgtaggtcttgagatattgacgtcaggaaatcgctatttttacactcagtgactgactcactcatcaaaaacctagaccacttccaatggtcgtattgacttgaaatttggcatggaggtaggtctttatgtcaaggtaaagggaaaaatctgaaaatggccaagtgtgagtcggtttcaaaataatgaaggtgtaaatttatacccctaaggaactaaaacgaactaaatttatctatatttatataatatatatatcttcgaatggtcgtaccgatctgaaattcgttacaaaggtttgtatttagttaaagtaaagtaaaaatctgaaaacggccaagtgtgagtcactttcgaaaataacgaatgtgtaactttgatccacgaacataatatatgataacatgtcatgtcagtcagttggtaaatctagtccatttagttaatctagttcatttctttgtaagaagcatagtgcatattaaaaaatctgaaagatagtataaattagacatttccttaactaacttaatcataagaaaaaaataaaataaacaaccttacaaaaacaaatgaaatccgACCCAAAACCAAAATGTGAAatactgccaagttcgataatatgggaatgcttcgcctataaaagaagtgagatctgaataagtacttggcaagttttaatagaaaattaaatacttgattcattgcgtttagtaggtttataacaaggtatgtgaaaacttgccaagtaacatcattaaaaagtaactatttttaactgaggtatgtgtatggaacttggtacttattcagatctcacttcttttataggcgaagcattcccatattatcgaacttggcagcctttcacatttttgttttgggtgggttagTTTTTCCGTGAAAGCGCTACAGTgagataaaaacttttttgcatttatattttttatgttttttatagatataaaaGGGCGATTTAAATGCCTAGTGCGTACACCTACTTAAACATGAATTAGTAATGCATTTTTGCTCAGATTTCTTAGAATACAATTAAACGCTGTTCAATGTTTTTAGTTCGTCTTTCTCCCTTTACAGATTAAAATGGAACTTAGATTAAAATTCTGTTTGTgtttgtaatgttatttttgtaacaggGTTAGCATTTCTCAGGACAATAGATACGTTTTTTTCTAATTGAAGATACAATTTTACGTgtcaattttaaataatcataaGAAAAACTGCATTCATGGAAATCATAAAACGTGTAAGTAACAAAGTATGCTCACCAAagattataaaaacaaacatttaaatctgTAATGTCTGtatataatgtaataatgtatacctactctatgatttaaattaatgaatgttaattattatttttgtactaagAAGGTGCAATTCGTAATATAAATTAACCTCAATCGTATAAAAACTCATAGAGATAGACTTTTCAATATTAGCACAAGTAAGTAGAAATCTTTATAGGCATGCCCCAATCCGACGGGCTACACGGAATTTCGAAAAATATGTCTATGAATTAAATATCAAGTCATACTTTAACCCGCAGGTATCTACTCGGGTTAACCTTTTATGAGTTACAATGTTCAAAGTTCTCCAAACTTCTTACGCCTCTAAACTTGGAGAAGAATAGTATTATGGCTGTATTCAACAACTTACCTGAGATAAATAGGCTTAAGAGTATGATTTCTGATGTTATTGTAAAAGATGATTTATTAAGTTAAAAAGTGCAATGATGTCAGAAActattcaaacaaaattttgagTACAAGTATCAACTAATCTTTTTGAATTCGGTAACGAAACATGATGAAGATGGAGTCTGTACGGATCGTGCTCTATGAAAGTACAACTGACATTTGGCTTAGACATGTGGGCAATAATACCTATGTGGGAGATGTtcgaaaataaaagaaacaaagcCATGACGTCATTGACCAATTTTGTCAAACTTTAAACAATCCAAAAGTTCCATTTAACTTCATAAGTGGAACAAATAAACACCAATTTAATAGTGGTCCCGACAAAAGTGAAGTCGTGTAGAGTGACCGTAAGATCGGAACTATTCGAGACAAGAGTGGCGTTCCGTGTCGCGTCCCCTGTTATATATTGGTGTCCATGAGACTACGGGAATATATGGGACGCACATTTTTGTCAATTGAGAGGAAAATGGATAAAGCAAACCTTTGTTGAGATCCTTATTTAGTTATCAATTGGATTATTGATTGCGTGGGGGTGCAAACTTTTCCGTAGCAATGTTTGTGTGCCGGATTGTGGGATTTAAGCTAGTGGGTGGACAGAATATAAAAGGTTAGGCTTCGATTTTGAAAtcgatttttgttttatgtaggtacaatcgGTTTATAGTTATTGTGCTGAATCAGCTTTATTAACAAAGGActgggcacgataaactgtagttCCCGGCTATCGTTTGAATGGCTTTGGCAGTGTTTGCGTGTAGTCAGAAGTCAAAAAATTTACAATCACCGAAGGGTATTTTGTTGTCTGGGTAACtaggctgaggaggtcagataggcatcgctctttgtaaaactaTGGTAATTAGCCTTTTctcatgaaatatattttcatgaatAAGGACATAAAGTATACCCTAGCGTAAACTATACACATATTAACGTAACCTCAAACAAAGCTGTTACCGTTTCCTAATTAAGTCGTTCACGTTTATTAAGACAAGTTGTTAATTATAATTCGCACTGATTATGAGGGCTCTAGTTGACGAACAAACATATATGAACGTTAATTGTGTAGATATTTAAGCGCTTAAACAACATTAATTAGGTTTGTGTTTATGACAAATATTCTTTTGTCGCTTTTGTTAGTATTACTTTGTGTCAgttttgtatgaaatatttccacaatatttcaattttaactagATTTCGTTCGCGTGGACATAGGACAATCTATATGAACCATTTGTaacagaatataaataaaaaacaactatTTTTAGGGCACATTTACCATTTCAAAATTGAAGAAAGATTTTTGCATTTTCAATGCAAATGTTTTTAAGAATACAGAATTATATTTACTGATAATATCAGCCTACACTATTTCTGAATCCAATCTGAATCTATGAGATAAAACAGGATAACAAATGACAAAAATCAAATTATCTTCAAGTTTATAAATCcttattacataattaaattgtcGTTGTTTCTCATAGGATTTCGTAAACAACGACAAATTCTATTTCTCTACTTAATAGGTGGAATTTTACCCTACGTATttacttttaacttttaaaattgaataacGTATATTATACCTATGTACTGTAGGACCGGAAAACTATCTTCATGCACCTGGtagcttttttttgtttttagaagccgaagaatttttttattttttttttgtaaaaaaaatattaaactatctacctacatattatgctcgtgcagacaaaaaaaaaatacaagcatCAGAATTCCTGCCCTAATCCTTTTTGGGAAGACGgttaaaaaaacataggt
This genomic window contains:
- the LOC124635205 gene encoding uncharacterized protein LOC124635205; translated protein: MSTPARSRAHRLSYRRCINCSLLLASNLRRYTVEELNEQMTVLLRTWTTPTPVTSDDILCIECYLLLQERILSNITGSHEDISPAYGHLNVCYGCGISVASRRTHRVELDCPQRSMILRWTLAHLVPHLQKVCIPCWLAATRETRRLEVQDSNRPARVMDAALSSLEDPEIPEPPPMPAPTSQPQQALRVQSKINSQKYKRVAAASRHCMFVGCDNDERLLVPMTIKELLLLQYNIYIPLNARICHHHLYSNQWDELTTNLNDFTSFQVDDIFSILERASQRSLDFNNIAAMDAHLRHYWLGLTEMQFNEILNSLPTLHNKVRNPSLALSTFLVKLRTGDSNQRLATLFQLPRSTLEKKMNIVRECLKEHFVPMHLGVNHTNIQNVASRNRTIPEGLFGDSSMAPDSKPAIVICDGTYVYVQSSSNYKYQKQTYSLHKYNNLVKPFLITCCDGYILECIGPYEATKNDSTIMSDLFRNESGPMRSFFRQGDVFILDRGFRDVIPELQSYNYKTYMPESLLEGEFQLTTDQANKSRCVTMCRWVVEIVNGRIKRDYKLFRQEYFNRASTHLMDDFKIVCALLNKFHPTIEDRPDAAEYVQIAQARLNSSNYLGEFIRRDNINRRRTVFQNIDSNAPHLDHFPRLTLDDLRRFALGSYQLKQARSYYGEHIRSNGTYNVEVSNDVLEEDLPLILGQNNYLIRTRIKSRHVSHKTYYSYLLISRDEDRANSLESIIAYYCNCLVGNRTVGCCAHTMTVLWYLSWGRFNNVSAPAQSLDEIFYEE